From Mesorhizobium sp. AR02, a single genomic window includes:
- a CDS encoding IS5 family transposase, which produces MPYKHNADRRHHVGKMKFRVTNWRDYEAGLRRRGSLTLWVTPEALAGWRAPRRKTRGGQARYSDLAIETALTLGCVLAMRLRQTEGLLHSLLDLMGLKVPVPDHTTLSRRAQKWEPSARRNPPLPDGPLHVLVDSTGLKVYGAGQWLEQKHGARSRRNWRKLHLAVDAKSGAIIAQRLTDQDTDDPSQVAPLLDQIDGEIDQFTADGAYGGKPTYRSILQHSATANIVIPPRSTAVESGDTGPPGQRDKHIAAIASDGRLKWQAATGYGKRALSETAIGRYKGLIGRRLRARSLPAQQTEVAIGCIVLNRMLAWARPESIRRQVTQA; this is translated from the coding sequence ATGCCGTACAAACACAACGCAGATCGTCGTCATCACGTCGGAAAGATGAAATTCAGGGTGACGAATTGGCGTGACTACGAAGCAGGTCTGCGCCGGCGTGGTAGCCTGACCTTATGGGTAACGCCGGAGGCACTTGCGGGATGGCGCGCTCCGCGACGCAAGACCCGCGGCGGCCAAGCCCGGTATTCCGATCTCGCCATTGAGACAGCGCTGACGCTGGGTTGCGTCTTGGCAATGCGGCTGCGCCAGACCGAGGGATTGCTCCACTCGCTGCTGGATCTCATGGGGCTGAAAGTCCCAGTTCCAGATCATACGACGCTGAGCCGTCGGGCACAGAAGTGGGAGCCATCAGCCCGACGAAACCCGCCGCTGCCGGACGGCCCGCTGCATGTGCTTGTCGATAGCACGGGATTGAAAGTCTACGGCGCCGGGCAATGGCTGGAGCAGAAACATGGCGCCAGATCACGTCGCAACTGGCGCAAGCTGCATCTGGCAGTGGATGCCAAAAGTGGCGCGATCATTGCCCAAAGGCTGACAGATCAGGACACGGATGATCCTTCCCAGGTGGCACCGCTGCTCGATCAGATCGACGGCGAGATCGACCAGTTCACAGCCGACGGAGCCTATGGCGGCAAGCCAACCTATCGGTCTATCCTGCAGCACAGCGCAACCGCGAACATCGTCATTCCACCGCGTTCCACGGCGGTGGAAAGCGGTGATACCGGACCGCCTGGTCAAAGGGACAAGCACATTGCCGCAATCGCAAGCGACGGTCGGCTGAAATGGCAGGCAGCCACCGGCTACGGCAAGCGGGCGCTGAGCGAAACAGCCATCGGACGATACAAGGGGCTGATCGGACGGCGCCTGCGAGCACGCTCTCTTCCGGCTCAACAAACCGAGGTTGCCATCGGTTGCATCGTTCTCAACCGCATGCTGGCATGGGCACGCCCGGAGTCTATCCGGCGTCAAGTCACGCAGGCATAA
- a CDS encoding cysteine synthase family protein, translating to MDAIRKRPPFAGYSDAYALPSIIRCEANLYLAQFAFMKLLPAKYIIDQALARGTLTHGMKVLETSSGTFALGLAVVCRERGFQLEIFTDPVMDKGLENRLRSLGADVCIITEKAREGGYQRSRLDALHARMKQLGHSCFWPRQYETTDNPAAYKLFADQISGMLGADVTLVGSVGSGGSTCGTIERLRQKAAGARLIGVDTFNSVIFGQQDGERKLRGLGNSLVPENVKHVLYDEVHLLSAPLAFAATRTLHERHAVFAGPTSGASYIVGRWRARQYPGETVVVICPDEGHRYVEAVYDHEWLKQHGCLHEGVLLDAPATENHPATALPPWNRYHWKRKSREAVLSLLEEV from the coding sequence ATGGACGCCATCCGCAAACGCCCGCCATTCGCCGGATATTCCGATGCCTATGCTCTCCCCAGCATTATTAGGTGTGAGGCAAATCTCTATCTTGCGCAGTTCGCGTTCATGAAGTTGCTCCCTGCCAAGTACATCATTGACCAGGCGCTGGCTCGAGGGACTTTGACGCACGGCATGAAAGTCCTCGAGACCTCGAGCGGAACCTTCGCACTGGGTTTGGCAGTAGTTTGCCGGGAACGTGGATTCCAGCTTGAAATCTTCACCGACCCAGTGATGGACAAAGGCCTTGAAAACAGGTTGCGCTCCTTGGGAGCCGACGTCTGCATCATAACTGAAAAGGCGAGGGAGGGTGGTTATCAAAGAAGCCGCCTAGATGCATTACATGCCAGGATGAAACAGTTGGGCCACTCCTGTTTCTGGCCCCGGCAATACGAAACAACGGATAACCCCGCAGCCTATAAGCTCTTCGCTGATCAAATATCGGGGATGTTGGGCGCCGACGTAACTTTGGTCGGTTCTGTGGGGTCCGGCGGCTCTACTTGCGGAACGATAGAGCGCCTCCGCCAAAAAGCCGCTGGCGCGCGCCTGATTGGAGTGGACACCTTTAACAGCGTCATCTTTGGCCAACAGGATGGCGAACGGAAACTGCGGGGGCTGGGGAACAGTCTTGTCCCCGAGAACGTGAAGCATGTACTCTACGATGAGGTGCATCTCCTCTCGGCTCCGCTCGCATTTGCTGCAACGCGAACCCTCCACGAGCGGCACGCCGTATTCGCCGGTCCGACCTCGGGAGCGAGCTACATCGTGGGGCGTTGGCGCGCCCGGCAGTATCCAGGAGAAACCGTAGTCGTCATATGCCCCGATGAAGGCCACCGCTACGTTGAAGCCGTTTACGACCACGAGTGGCTGAAGCAGCACGGATGTCTACATGAAGGTGTTCTGCTGGACGCTCCGGCAACCGAAAATCACCCTGCGACCGCTCTCCCGCCATGGAATCGATATCATTGGAAGCGGAAAAGCCGGGAAGCTGTCCTGAGCCTTTTGGAGGAAGTTTGA
- a CDS encoding lyase family protein, whose protein sequence is MNRGSFLFVESNTTGTGELLMKRASLLGFETYLVTRNPARYPFLKDSVVQVIEAETRSPDELVGVATKLSGLAGIYSSSDYFVEAASSAAMAMGLPAANPEAIATCRNKWKQAAELQRQSIAIPETRLATSVRDVEKILAQATLPVVVKPVSGSGSSGVRLCDSATAAIKAFESARGALLDQVDLPSPDILIQQYVEGKEYSAEIIACDGTLHCLGILAKHKGPAPCFVEVGHDFPAPLPEPSHRELASFAAGAVSALGLNFGPAHVEFVIAESGPVIIEVNPRLAGGMIPVMLSHALGTSILDMVIGLYAGEGFTPPRASERAGAIRFRLAQTSGKLKRLGFSGNPEPTVPEAGLLKSEGEEVQINGDFRDRVAYAIGVADELNAAATGAERVIDSIVIDIETAAAESDKQDPGSSEGRWHLHPEAMKLLAPPIEISRDGRLLQYQATIDEAHLVMLADQGLISQAAAADLLTHILDLQDEGFQSLEGRDAPRGLYLAYEAELAARAGPEKAGWLHLARSRNDLNATISLLALREAACSISQQIGIAQDTLLQRAEEASSLVAPLYSQYQIALPGSPGHYLLGVFFALGRERERLHSLLENIRNCPMGAGAGGGTSMPIDPLKTASLLGFEEPSFNSLDAVASRDHHLHGLSIFASTSTLLSRVAQDLQVWTTREFALIDIPRNLAGGSSMLPQKKNPFLLEHIKGSASTVIGAYVSAATATCKAPFSNSIEASNYGCSPLRLSEEALKRAIILTSLIVKYMSFNLRSMREHLEDGSSMTAIAAERMASRGIPFREAHTQIGEIAQRLSQVSCATQRRSELASQLAGVFPASLEDCRDALQFGGGPGKRSTDDQLSVAKTLYRDMQLKCAAISKRRAHAEVHCKGRVKELIDKHRST, encoded by the coding sequence ATGAACAGAGGTAGCTTCCTTTTCGTGGAAAGCAACACGACTGGCACCGGCGAATTATTGATGAAGAGGGCCAGCCTCCTAGGCTTTGAAACCTACCTCGTTACCCGCAATCCTGCGCGCTATCCGTTTCTTAAGGACTCGGTCGTGCAAGTGATCGAAGCCGAAACGCGCAGTCCGGACGAACTCGTCGGGGTCGCTACCAAATTAAGCGGTCTGGCAGGAATATACTCGTCATCGGATTATTTTGTGGAAGCAGCGTCTAGTGCCGCGATGGCGATGGGGCTACCAGCGGCGAATCCGGAGGCTATAGCCACGTGCCGGAACAAATGGAAGCAAGCGGCCGAGTTGCAGCGGCAATCAATCGCGATCCCTGAAACACGACTGGCCACTTCCGTCAGAGACGTCGAGAAAATTCTTGCCCAAGCCACTCTACCGGTGGTCGTCAAGCCGGTGTCCGGAAGCGGCAGTAGCGGCGTGAGGTTGTGCGATAGTGCCACAGCCGCCATCAAGGCGTTTGAGAGCGCAAGGGGCGCACTGCTCGATCAAGTGGATCTGCCCAGTCCCGACATCCTCATCCAGCAATATGTCGAGGGTAAGGAATATTCTGCAGAGATAATTGCGTGCGATGGGACGCTGCATTGCCTTGGAATTCTTGCCAAGCACAAGGGGCCGGCTCCCTGCTTTGTCGAAGTAGGGCACGACTTTCCGGCCCCGCTACCGGAGCCATCTCACCGGGAATTGGCCTCTTTTGCCGCGGGCGCGGTGTCGGCTCTGGGTCTGAATTTCGGACCGGCTCATGTGGAGTTCGTGATAGCGGAGTCGGGCCCCGTCATCATCGAGGTTAACCCCAGGCTGGCTGGAGGGATGATTCCAGTCATGCTCTCCCACGCCCTGGGGACGTCAATCCTTGACATGGTGATTGGACTCTACGCGGGAGAAGGGTTCACGCCTCCACGCGCGAGCGAAAGGGCGGGAGCCATTCGCTTCCGACTTGCTCAGACGTCCGGAAAGCTCAAACGCTTGGGCTTTTCTGGAAACCCAGAGCCTACAGTGCCTGAAGCAGGTCTTCTGAAATCTGAGGGGGAGGAAGTTCAAATCAATGGCGACTTCAGAGACCGGGTAGCCTACGCCATAGGCGTCGCTGATGAACTCAATGCCGCCGCCACGGGCGCTGAACGGGTGATCGATTCCATTGTGATCGATATCGAGACGGCTGCTGCCGAATCGGACAAGCAAGACCCCGGGTCAAGCGAGGGCAGGTGGCACCTACATCCTGAAGCGATGAAGTTGCTCGCTCCGCCGATCGAAATCTCCCGTGACGGTCGCCTTCTGCAGTACCAAGCGACCATAGATGAGGCACATCTGGTGATGCTCGCCGACCAGGGCTTGATCAGCCAGGCTGCCGCTGCCGATCTCCTTACCCACATCTTGGACCTCCAGGACGAGGGCTTTCAGTCTTTGGAGGGCCGCGATGCGCCGCGTGGCCTCTACCTTGCCTATGAGGCCGAACTTGCCGCCAGAGCTGGCCCGGAAAAGGCCGGCTGGCTGCATCTTGCGAGATCCCGCAACGACTTGAACGCGACCATTTCTCTCCTGGCTCTCCGGGAGGCCGCGTGTTCCATCTCCCAACAGATTGGAATTGCACAAGATACCCTGCTTCAGCGAGCGGAAGAGGCATCGAGCCTTGTGGCTCCGTTGTACAGTCAGTACCAGATCGCACTCCCTGGGTCGCCAGGGCACTACTTGCTTGGCGTCTTCTTCGCTCTGGGACGCGAGCGCGAGCGCCTCCATAGTCTGCTGGAAAACATCAGGAACTGCCCTATGGGAGCTGGTGCCGGCGGAGGCACCAGTATGCCGATTGATCCTTTGAAAACCGCAAGTCTTCTAGGATTTGAAGAGCCGTCGTTCAACTCACTTGATGCGGTCGCGAGCCGAGACCATCACCTGCACGGGCTTTCTATCTTTGCTAGCACCTCAACCTTGCTCAGTCGTGTGGCCCAGGATCTGCAGGTTTGGACGACGCGTGAGTTCGCCCTCATCGACATTCCCCGAAATCTTGCCGGCGGCTCGTCCATGCTGCCGCAAAAGAAGAACCCGTTCCTGCTTGAACACATCAAGGGGTCGGCTAGCACCGTAATTGGCGCATACGTTTCTGCGGCAACGGCTACCTGCAAAGCACCCTTCAGCAACTCGATTGAAGCAAGCAACTACGGCTGCTCACCTCTCAGGCTTTCAGAGGAGGCCCTGAAGAGGGCCATCATCCTTACATCGCTCATCGTGAAGTACATGTCGTTCAACCTCAGGTCGATGCGCGAACATCTGGAAGACGGGTCATCAATGACGGCCATCGCCGCCGAACGGATGGCGTCGCGAGGCATCCCTTTCAGGGAGGCCCACACTCAAATTGGCGAGATCGCGCAGCGACTGTCTCAGGTTAGCTGCGCCACACAACGCCGAAGCGAGCTCGCCAGCCAACTCGCTGGCGTGTTCCCGGCGAGTCTTGAAGACTGCAGGGATGCTCTGCAGTTCGGAGGAGGACCCGGAAAACGATCAACCGACGACCAGCTTTCCGTTGCAAAGACGCTTTATCGGGACATGCAGCTGAAATGCGCCGCTATATCGAAACGCCGGGCGCACGCTGAGGTGCACTGCAAAGGGAGGGTGAAAGAGCTCATCGATAAACACCGTTCCACTTGA
- a CDS encoding Lrp/AsnC family transcriptional regulator, producing the protein MLHAGKTRLDDFMTISNERAVGRPQTVIVEVTAKNGKLDLLDGMKRRFLNSPQVQQCYHVTGEADFILIINTRDMDEYTSLTRQLFFKEGNVRSFRTCVMMEEVKSAGPIPL; encoded by the coding sequence ATGTTGCATGCTGGCAAAACGCGGCTTGACGATTTCATGACCATCTCAAACGAGAGAGCGGTTGGGCGTCCTCAGACAGTCATCGTCGAGGTGACGGCTAAAAACGGAAAACTGGATTTGCTCGACGGGATGAAAAGAAGGTTCCTGAACAGCCCTCAGGTGCAGCAATGCTACCACGTTACCGGAGAGGCAGATTTCATCCTCATCATTAATACCAGAGACATGGACGAGTATACGTCTCTTACACGCCAATTATTTTTTAAGGAAGGAAACGTGAGGAGCTTCCGAACTTGCGTCATGATGGAAGAGGTTAAGTCCGCAGGTCCAATCCCGCTTTAG
- a CDS encoding GNAT family N-acetyltransferase, whose amino-acid sequence MHAALKTLSHFDRARVAHLELEPEQEQFVDPLDFVFSELQGNARPDLEHPFSVVVRHQIVGFFVLREKAALPEWAPPGVITLHSFRVGRGYQGHGYGKATIGLVSRWISTNRPSVRRLMLTVEENNLRARHFYMTSRFSDTGATYYDKFGLQNVLEREIDSV is encoded by the coding sequence ATGCATGCGGCGCTGAAGACTTTATCTCATTTTGATCGAGCTCGCGTCGCCCACTTAGAGCTCGAGCCCGAGCAAGAACAGTTTGTCGACCCATTGGATTTTGTGTTCTCCGAGCTTCAAGGTAACGCTCGCCCCGACCTGGAGCACCCATTTTCAGTCGTCGTGAGGCATCAGATCGTTGGCTTCTTTGTCCTGCGTGAAAAAGCGGCCTTGCCTGAATGGGCCCCGCCAGGCGTGATTACCTTGCACAGCTTTCGTGTGGGCCGAGGATACCAAGGTCACGGATATGGAAAAGCGACTATTGGACTTGTCTCTCGATGGATTTCGACAAACCGCCCATCTGTTAGGCGCCTCATGCTTACCGTTGAAGAAAATAACTTAAGGGCTAGACATTTTTATATGACGTCTCGGTTTTCTGACACTGGCGCTACTTACTACGACAAGTTTGGACTGCAAAATGTCCTCGAACGCGAGATAGATTCGGTCTGA